From the genome of Chionomys nivalis chromosome 19, mChiNiv1.1, whole genome shotgun sequence, one region includes:
- the Ubash3a gene encoding ubiquitin-associated and SH3 domain-containing protein A isoform X1, with translation MAAGETQLYAKVSNKLKGRNTSSLLDPLLAMGFPTHTALKALAATGRKTAEEAADWLHGHCNDPSLDDPIPQEYALFLCPTGPLLEDLQEFWRESKRQCAKNRAHEVFPHVTLCDFFTCEDQKVEYLYEALRRAGSRILNSFPALVPLVLHSSISYLGFFINDSPADVIREFAMAFASEASVLADCTVKPCTKQLHLTLAHKFYPHHQRTLEQLARAIQPSHICQWTAALYSRDMRFVHYQTLKVLFQYKPQNADELVLSPGEYIFVDPTQQEEASEGWAIGISHRTGCRGFLPENYTERASEADTWVKHRTYTFSLAMDLNSRKDGDASSRRNGEFHPPSMSRNISSIQALQATIMRRGVLVIRHGERVDQVFGKSWLQQCTTADGKHYRPDLNFPRSLPRRSSGIKDFENDPPLSSCGIFQARLAGEALLDSGIRVTAVYASPALRCVQTAKHILEELKLEKKLKIRVEPGIFEWMKWEASKATPNFLTLEELKEANFNIDPDYRPAFPRCSLMPAESYDQYVERCTVSMGQIISTCPQDVGVTLIVSHSSALDSCTRPLLRLPPRECGDFAQLVRKIPSLGMCFCEEDKEEGKWELVNPPVKTLTHGANSAFNWKNWISSN, from the exons GCTCAAAGCGCTAGCAGCGACAGGGAGGAAGACGGCAGAGGAGGCGGCAGACTG GCTGCATGGCCACTGCAATGACCCTTCTCTGGATGACCCCATCCCCCAGGAGTACGCTCTCTTCCTCTGCCCCACCGGGCCCTTGCTGGAAGACCTCCAAGAGTTCTGGAGGGAGAGCAAGCGTCAGTGTGCGAAGAACAGGGCTCATGAGGTCTTCCCTCACGTGACACTCTGCGACTTTTTCACG TGTGAAGACCAGAAGGTGGAGTATTTGTATGAGGCTCTGAGGCGTGCAGGGAGCAGGATCCTGAACTCCTTCCCTGCCCTGGTTCCTCTTGTTCTCCATTCCTCCATCAGCTACCTCGGCTTCTTCATCAACGACAGCCCTGCTGACGTCATCAGAGAATTCGCCATGGCGTTTGCCTCAGAGGCATCAGTCTTGGCAG ACTGCACAGTCAAGCCCTGCACCAAGCAACTACACCTGACCTTGGCCCACAAGTTCTACCCTCACCATCAGAGGACCCTGGAACAGCTGGCCAGAGCTATCCAGCCCAGTCACATCTGCCAGTGGACAGCTGCCCTGTACTCCCGGGACATGCGTTTTGTGCACTACCAG ACCCTGAAGGTGCTGTTCCAGTACAAACCCCAGAACGCGGATGAGCTAGTCCTCAGTCCTGGTGAATACATCTTCGTGGACCCCACTCAGCAGGAGGAAGCCAGTGAGGGCTGGGCCATCGGGATCTCACATCGGACTGGCTGCCGGGGCTTCCTGCCAGAGAACTACACCGAGCGAGCCAGTGAGGCTGACACCTGGGTTAAGCACAG GACATACACGTTCAGTCTAGCCATGGACCTGAACTCCAGGAAGGACGGTGACGCCAGCAGCAGAAGAAATGGGGAGTTCCACCCTCCATCCATGTCAAGGAACATTAGCAGCATACAGGCTCTGCAG GCTACCATCATGAGGAGAGGGGTGCTGGTAATACGCCATGGGGAGAGAGTGGACCAGGTCTTTGGGAAGTCGTGGCTACAGCAGTGCACTACCGCCGACG GAAAACACTACAGGCCGGATCTGAACTTCCCCCGCAGCCTGCCCAGGAGGAGCAGCGGCATCAAAGACTTCGAGAACGATCCACCCTTATCATCCTGTGGAATTTTCCAGGCCAGACTTGCTG GAGAGGCTCTGCTGGACAGCGGCATCAGAGTCACCGCCGTCTACGCGTCACCTGCCCTGCGCTGTGTGCAGACAGCCAAGCACATCCTGGAAG AACTCAAACTTGAGAAGAAGCTGAAGATAAGAGTTGAGCCTGGAATCTTTGAATGGATGAAGTGGGAAGCCAGCAAGGCCACTCCAAACTTCCTGACCTTGGAGGAGCTGAAAGAGGCAAACTTCAACATTGACCCTGATTACAG GCCTGCCTTCCCCCGCTGCTCCCTCATGCCAGCTGAGAGCTATGACCAGTATGTGGAAAGGTGCACCGTGAGCATGGGACAGATCATCAGCACGTGCCCCCAGGATG TGGGCGTCACCCTCATCGTGAGCCACAGCTCAGCGCTCGACTCTTGCACTAGGCCACTCCTCAGGCTCCCGCCCAGAGAATGTGGAGATTTTGCCCAGCTGGTAAGAAAG ATCCCATCTCTGGGGATGTGTTTCTGtgaagaagacaaagaggaaggaaaatgggagCTGGTGAACCCGCCTGTGAAGACACTGACCCACGGGGCCAACTCGGCCTTTAACTGGAAGAACTGGATCTCCAGCAACTGA
- the Ubash3a gene encoding ubiquitin-associated and SH3 domain-containing protein A isoform X2: protein MAAGETQLYAKVSNKLKGRNTSSLLDPLLAMGFPTHTALKALAATGRKTAEEAADWLHGHCNDPSLDDPIPQEYALFLCPTGPLLEDLQEFWRESKRQCAKNRAHEVFPHVTLCDFFTCEDQKVEYLYEALRRAGSRILNSFPALVPLVLHSSISYLGFFINDSPADVIREFAMAFASEASVLADCTVKPCTKQLHLTLAHKFYPHHQRTLEQLARAIQPSHICQWTAALYSRDMRFVHYQTLKVLFQYKPQNADELVLSPGEYIFVDPTQQEEASEGWAIGISHRTGCRGFLPENYTERASEADTWVKHRTYTFSLAMDLNSRKDGDASSRRNGEFHPPSMSRNISSIQALQATIMRRGVLVIRHGERVDQVFGKSWLQQCTTADGKHYRPDLNFPRSLPRRSSGIKDFENDPPLSSCGIFQARLAGEALLDSGIRVTAVYASPALRCVQTAKHILEELKLEKKLKIRVEPGIFEWMKWEASKATPNFLTLEELKEANFNIDPDYRSHLWGCVSVKKTKRKENGSW from the exons GCTCAAAGCGCTAGCAGCGACAGGGAGGAAGACGGCAGAGGAGGCGGCAGACTG GCTGCATGGCCACTGCAATGACCCTTCTCTGGATGACCCCATCCCCCAGGAGTACGCTCTCTTCCTCTGCCCCACCGGGCCCTTGCTGGAAGACCTCCAAGAGTTCTGGAGGGAGAGCAAGCGTCAGTGTGCGAAGAACAGGGCTCATGAGGTCTTCCCTCACGTGACACTCTGCGACTTTTTCACG TGTGAAGACCAGAAGGTGGAGTATTTGTATGAGGCTCTGAGGCGTGCAGGGAGCAGGATCCTGAACTCCTTCCCTGCCCTGGTTCCTCTTGTTCTCCATTCCTCCATCAGCTACCTCGGCTTCTTCATCAACGACAGCCCTGCTGACGTCATCAGAGAATTCGCCATGGCGTTTGCCTCAGAGGCATCAGTCTTGGCAG ACTGCACAGTCAAGCCCTGCACCAAGCAACTACACCTGACCTTGGCCCACAAGTTCTACCCTCACCATCAGAGGACCCTGGAACAGCTGGCCAGAGCTATCCAGCCCAGTCACATCTGCCAGTGGACAGCTGCCCTGTACTCCCGGGACATGCGTTTTGTGCACTACCAG ACCCTGAAGGTGCTGTTCCAGTACAAACCCCAGAACGCGGATGAGCTAGTCCTCAGTCCTGGTGAATACATCTTCGTGGACCCCACTCAGCAGGAGGAAGCCAGTGAGGGCTGGGCCATCGGGATCTCACATCGGACTGGCTGCCGGGGCTTCCTGCCAGAGAACTACACCGAGCGAGCCAGTGAGGCTGACACCTGGGTTAAGCACAG GACATACACGTTCAGTCTAGCCATGGACCTGAACTCCAGGAAGGACGGTGACGCCAGCAGCAGAAGAAATGGGGAGTTCCACCCTCCATCCATGTCAAGGAACATTAGCAGCATACAGGCTCTGCAG GCTACCATCATGAGGAGAGGGGTGCTGGTAATACGCCATGGGGAGAGAGTGGACCAGGTCTTTGGGAAGTCGTGGCTACAGCAGTGCACTACCGCCGACG GAAAACACTACAGGCCGGATCTGAACTTCCCCCGCAGCCTGCCCAGGAGGAGCAGCGGCATCAAAGACTTCGAGAACGATCCACCCTTATCATCCTGTGGAATTTTCCAGGCCAGACTTGCTG GAGAGGCTCTGCTGGACAGCGGCATCAGAGTCACCGCCGTCTACGCGTCACCTGCCCTGCGCTGTGTGCAGACAGCCAAGCACATCCTGGAAG AACTCAAACTTGAGAAGAAGCTGAAGATAAGAGTTGAGCCTGGAATCTTTGAATGGATGAAGTGGGAAGCCAGCAAGGCCACTCCAAACTTCCTGACCTTGGAGGAGCTGAAAGAGGCAAACTTCAACATTGACCCTGATTACAG ATCCCATCTCTGGGGATGTGTTTCTGtgaagaagacaaagaggaaggaaaatgggagCTGGTGA